From a region of the Gammaproteobacteria bacterium genome:
- a CDS encoding putative sulfate exporter family transporter, with translation MAHTEKHSITSSSPFLRKLSVLMPGFLLCLVIGMAAKFVSEHHGGPTILYALLMGMALNYLSSEGRCVEGIQFAAKSILRFGIALLGARITIEQLMSLGMTPVVLVLIGVPATIGFSYLFGRWLKLGKSQSILAGASVGICGASAALAVSAVLPQDKDAEKNLIFTVICVTGLSTVAMILYPVIVSSLGLTAAESGIFLGATIHDVAQVVGAGYMISDSVGDVATFTKLLRVAMLVPVVLVISIIVARQNNQNSSASSKVSLPGFLIAFIVIVMINSTGYVPVEITSSLVDLSRWCLIVAMVGLGMKASFKELAAMGWRPIVLMITETIFLAVLIALGLFISR, from the coding sequence ATGGCTCATACCGAAAAACACTCTATTACCTCAAGTTCGCCATTTTTACGTAAACTTTCGGTGTTAATGCCCGGTTTTTTGTTGTGCTTAGTGATCGGTATGGCGGCTAAATTTGTCTCCGAACATCACGGTGGCCCAACCATTCTTTACGCATTATTAATGGGCATGGCGCTTAATTACTTATCCAGTGAAGGTCGCTGCGTTGAAGGTATCCAGTTTGCAGCCAAGTCTATTCTGCGCTTTGGCATTGCTTTGCTCGGCGCTAGAATAACTATTGAGCAATTAATGAGTCTGGGCATGACCCCTGTTGTGTTAGTGCTTATTGGCGTACCAGCGACTATTGGTTTTAGTTACCTGTTTGGCCGATGGTTAAAATTAGGCAAATCACAGAGTATTTTAGCGGGTGCATCGGTCGGTATTTGTGGTGCTTCAGCGGCACTCGCCGTTTCAGCCGTACTGCCACAAGATAAAGACGCTGAAAAGAATCTAATTTTTACGGTTATTTGCGTCACAGGTTTAAGCACGGTGGCAATGATCCTCTACCCTGTTATTGTATCTTCGCTCGGGCTAACGGCTGCCGAAAGCGGAATTTTTCTTGGTGCCACTATTCACGACGTCGCGCAGGTCGTTGGCGCCGGTTACATGATTTCTGACAGTGTTGGCGACGTCGCAACCTTTACCAAGCTATTACGGGTCGCGATGCTAGTGCCTGTTGTTTTGGTCATTTCTATTATTGTTGCTCGACAAAACAATCAAAATTCCAGTGCGAGCTCGAAAGTTTCTTTACCTGGTTTCTTAATTGCTTTTATCGTTATCGTGATGATTAACAGCACAGGTTATGTACCCGTAGAAATTACCAGCTCCTTGGTTGATCTTTCTCGCTGGTGTTTAATCGTGGCCATGGTTGGTTTAGGCATGAAAGCATCGTTTAAAGAACTGGCAGCAATGGGCTGGCGACCAATTGTGTTAATGATCACTGAAACCATATTTTTGGCCGTGTTAATCGCACTAGGGCTATTTATTAGTCGTTAA
- a CDS encoding sulfite exporter TauE/SafE family protein, producing MAFETIGLVLAIIFVATYVQTVSGFGLGMVVMGAVTTLDLMSIADSSVIISMVAFMNSLFVIKGDFRGVDFQAVRRTCFGILPGLLLGLFLLDYLSSEFAQALQLLLGLTIIIAGILMLLQPQPLTQISKPSRFMLAGGCSGLLAGLFSIGGPPLIFVFYRQPFDLKTIRLCLLSIFLVSSSSRLVLVGIEGSLSWQVLIFGLACMPVVMLASWVGKRFAPPLDLIQMRRVAFALLIVIGSSLIF from the coding sequence ATGGCATTTGAAACTATCGGTTTAGTGCTGGCGATAATATTTGTCGCTACCTATGTGCAAACTGTCTCTGGCTTTGGGCTTGGCATGGTTGTGATGGGCGCTGTCACGACTTTAGATTTAATGAGTATCGCTGACTCTTCGGTCATTATTAGCATGGTAGCCTTCATGAATAGCTTGTTTGTAATAAAAGGCGATTTTCGTGGTGTTGATTTTCAGGCGGTACGCCGAACCTGTTTTGGTATTTTACCCGGGTTATTATTAGGTTTGTTTTTACTTGATTATCTCAGCAGTGAATTCGCTCAAGCATTACAGCTGTTGCTGGGGCTAACTATTATCATTGCGGGCATATTAATGTTGTTGCAGCCGCAACCGTTAACACAAATATCAAAGCCAAGCCGCTTTATGCTTGCTGGTGGCTGTTCTGGCCTGTTGGCTGGCCTTTTTAGTATTGGTGGTCCGCCATTAATATTTGTTTTTTATCGCCAGCCGTTTGATTTGAAAACTATCCGCTTGTGTTTGTTAAGTATCTTTTTGGTGAGCTCAAGCAGTCGTTTGGTACTAGTCGGCATCGAGGGCAGTTTAAGTTGGCAGGTGTTGATCTTTGGTTTGGCTTGCATGCCTGTAGTGATGTTGGCCAGTTGGGTTGGAAAACGCTTTGCGCCACCGCTTGACCTTATTCAGATGCGCCGAGTGGCCTTTGCTTTATTAATCGTTATTGGCAGTAGCTTAATCTTTTAA
- a CDS encoding CopD family protein, which yields MAEYGWELATVLSKFVIYLGMSAAVGGIFIMLMTVEHRTLVLNIKKYCLCLISGAIVAAGVNFFIQVGSFAEAGLAGMFDEVFIELLWQSPIGDALILILLALVVMLVSCLLAGASAIWLRYLSIVLTVVGLVVLSKAFTLVGHTSQLSLATQVILAIHLSIAAWWLGALWPLWRACFDVPNQALHGLMKKFGNYAVINVLVLIICGTVLGVELVGSFEALFLTIYGLGIAIKLLTVNFILLLGAHHKWTLVPALLKQQSSKVLASSLKVEIYLGLTILVITTVVSTLIGPFH from the coding sequence ATGGCTGAATATGGCTGGGAATTAGCGACGGTATTAAGTAAGTTTGTCATTTATTTGGGCATGTCTGCCGCGGTTGGTGGGATTTTTATCATGCTGATGACCGTGGAGCATCGGACACTGGTACTCAATATTAAAAAGTATTGCCTGTGCTTGATTAGTGGTGCGATTGTCGCTGCTGGCGTTAATTTTTTTATTCAGGTAGGCAGCTTTGCCGAGGCAGGGCTTGCAGGCATGTTTGATGAGGTTTTTATTGAGCTGTTATGGCAATCGCCAATAGGTGACGCATTGATTTTAATCTTGCTGGCTCTTGTTGTGATGCTTGTTAGTTGCTTGCTCGCTGGTGCATCGGCTATTTGGCTGCGCTACTTGAGCATAGTGTTGACAGTCGTGGGCTTGGTTGTACTAAGCAAGGCTTTTACTTTAGTTGGCCATACTTCGCAGCTTAGCTTAGCTACTCAAGTAATTTTGGCGATTCACTTGAGCATAGCGGCTTGGTGGCTGGGGGCGTTGTGGCCGTTATGGCGAGCTTGTTTTGACGTGCCAAACCAAGCGCTGCATGGCCTGATGAAAAAATTTGGTAACTATGCCGTGATTAATGTCTTGGTTTTGATCATTTGTGGCACTGTGCTTGGGGTTGAGTTAGTCGGATCATTTGAGGCGCTGTTTTTAACGATCTATGGCCTGGGCATTGCGATTAAGTTATTGACGGTGAACTTTATCTTGTTGCTTGGCGCTCATCATAAGTGGACGCTAGTGCCAGCATTACTTAAACAGCAATCGAGCAAGGTCTTAGCCAGCTCGCTTAAAGTTGAGATATATTTGGGCCTCACTATATTGGTGATTACCACGGTAGTATCGACCTTAATCGGACCATTTCATTGA
- a CDS encoding copper resistance protein CopC, producing the protein MPVQLFRRILKVNKLVIWGAISAVVFSSAVFSHTKLTGSVPADNSILQTAPQRLALEFRSEVRLVKLSLHDSDTQDIKFNFKPTASAMKEFSYALPTLATGNYRVNWMIMGSDTHKETGYYTFMVHEMDPILTTNMTTDESQPQ; encoded by the coding sequence ATGCCAGTTCAGCTATTTAGGAGGATATTGAAGGTGAATAAATTAGTAATTTGGGGTGCCATTAGTGCCGTTGTGTTTAGTTCTGCAGTATTTTCTCATACTAAGTTAACTGGCTCTGTGCCTGCGGATAATTCAATATTGCAAACGGCGCCGCAACGGTTAGCGCTTGAATTTCGTAGTGAAGTTCGGTTGGTTAAGTTGTCTTTGCACGATAGCGATACGCAAGATATTAAATTTAATTTTAAACCTACAGCGTCAGCAATGAAAGAATTTAGCTATGCTCTGCCAACATTAGCGACTGGCAACTATCGTGTTAACTGGATGATCATGGGCAGCGACACCCATAAAGAGACTGGATATTATACGTTTATGGTACATGAAATGGACCCGATACTGACCACTAACATGACGACCGATGAAAGCCAGCCACAGTGA
- a CDS encoding CopD family protein → MAEYGWGLATALSKLFIYLGIAAAVGGIFISLNTAQHRTLVFNIRRYCLCLISVALVASGANFFIQVGAFAETGLTGMFDVMFIEFLWQSNAGSSMLFTLLALILMLLSSLLITFPIAQARSLIIVLLGSALLLLMNAFTLVGHTAQLSLFTQILLGVHLAVAAWWMGALWPLWRACHDVPSEVLYRLMETFGRYAGLSVGILIVCGTLLGFELVGSFEALFFTDYGQAIVVKLFMVSVILLVAAYHKWKLVPALLKRQSSGVLARSIIVEIYLGIAILAVTTIVSTLTGPAH, encoded by the coding sequence ATGGCAGAATATGGTTGGGGATTAGCCACGGCATTGAGTAAATTGTTTATATATTTGGGCATTGCTGCAGCGGTTGGCGGAATTTTTATCTCCTTGAACACTGCTCAGCATCGCACTTTAGTCTTCAATATTAGACGGTATTGCCTGTGCTTAATTAGTGTGGCGCTTGTCGCCTCTGGCGCTAACTTTTTTATTCAGGTTGGCGCCTTTGCTGAGACCGGGTTAACAGGGATGTTTGATGTGATGTTTATTGAGTTTTTGTGGCAGTCAAATGCTGGCAGCTCAATGTTATTCACGCTATTAGCTTTGATATTAATGCTGCTTAGTAGCCTATTAATAACTTTCCCTATTGCCCAGGCGCGATCCTTGATTATTGTGTTGTTGGGTAGTGCGTTACTGTTGCTGATGAATGCATTTACTTTAGTCGGGCATACCGCGCAATTGAGTTTGTTCACGCAAATTCTGTTAGGCGTTCACCTTGCCGTTGCAGCATGGTGGATGGGGGCTTTATGGCCATTATGGCGTGCCTGTCATGACGTACCTAGCGAAGTATTGTACCGTTTAATGGAGACATTTGGTCGTTATGCCGGGTTAAGTGTTGGCATTTTGATTGTTTGTGGCACTTTGCTCGGGTTTGAATTGGTCGGCTCATTTGAAGCACTCTTTTTTACTGACTACGGTCAGGCCATAGTAGTTAAGTTATTTATGGTCAGTGTTATTTTGCTGGTCGCGGCTTATCATAAATGGAAGTTAGTGCCGGCGTTACTTAAAAGGCAATCGAGCGGGGTTTTAGCACGTTCAATAATCGTCGAAATATATCTCGGCATTGCGATATTGGCAGTCACCACAATAGTATCGACTTTAACAGGGCCTGCTCATTAA
- a CDS encoding copper resistance protein CopC — translation MKKLVTWCAVGIFMFSSAVSAHTGLKDSTPASNAMLMMTPKQLALEFSSEVRLVKLYLRNSKAEQIKFDFKPSAKGMKNFNYQLPKLATGNYRVDWMIMGSDAHKMTGYYTFMVHDMGEMHNTDNTTNTDHSLHLQ, via the coding sequence ATGAAAAAATTAGTGACTTGGTGTGCTGTAGGTATCTTTATGTTTAGCTCGGCAGTATCTGCTCATACTGGCTTAAAAGATTCAACGCCCGCAAGCAATGCAATGCTGATGATGACGCCAAAACAGCTAGCGCTGGAATTTAGCAGTGAAGTTCGCTTGGTTAAATTGTATTTACGCAATAGCAAGGCCGAACAAATTAAATTCGACTTTAAGCCCTCAGCCAAAGGCATGAAAAATTTTAATTATCAGTTACCGAAACTAGCGACGGGAAACTATCGCGTTGACTGGATGATTATGGGCAGCGACGCCCACAAAATGACCGGATATTATACGTTTATGGTGCATGACATGGGCGAGATGCATAACACCGATAACACGACAAATACTGATCACTCACTGCACCTGCAGTAA
- a CDS encoding efflux RND transporter permease subunit: MIGSIIKWSVGNRLFIILAAMLMVGIGLYSLKNTPVDALPDLSDVQVIIKTSYPGQAPQVVQDQVTYPLTTAMLSVPGAEVVRGYSFFGDSYVYVIFNENTDLYWARSRVLEYLSQVASTLPATARPQLGPDATGVGWVYLYALVDRTGKHDLSQLRSLQDWFLKFELQTVPGVSEVSTLGGMVKQYQVRVDPDKLRAFGIPLAHIQTAIKRGNQEIGASVVEMAEAEYMIRTTGYLRGEDDIGNIPLGVNKSGTPLLLKDVADIGIGPQMRRGLAELNGEGEVVGGIVVMRFGENAQKTIDGVKAKLEQLKQGLPEGVEVVTVYDRSALIESAIDNLWMKLLEEFIVVALVCVVFLFHFRSSLVAIVSLPVGILTAFTIMHFQGLNANIMSLGGIAIAIGAMIDGAIVMIENMHKHMERTPLTDENRWKIVIKSASEVGPALFFSLLIITVSFVPVFTLEAQEGRMFAPLAYTKTYAMAAAAVLAITLVPVLMGYFIRGKVLAEHKNPVNRLLTAGYMPLLKTVLHYPKTTLGAALVVLAIGLWPLDKIGSEFIPPLDEGDLMYMPTTYPGISIGKARELLQQTDKLIRTVPEVKTVFGKMGRAESATDPAPLTMIETFIQFKPQDQWREGVTKESLKKELDQLINLPGVTNAWVMPIKTRIDMLATGIKTPVGIKIAGPNLKQIQAIGLQLETILGQVTGTASVYAERVAGGRYIKVDIAREKAARFGLNIADIQLVVSTAIGGMNVTNTIEGLERYPVNIRYPQDYRNSPEQLALLPIVTQQGQRIALGDVANIIVEDGPPGIKSENARLNGWVFIDIENIDIGSYVENAQDAVQDQLVLPAGYSITWSGQYEYMLRAKEKLAYVIPLTLAIIVFLLFLNFRNITEVAIIMGTLPFAMVGSIWLMYSQGYNFSVAVSVGFIALAGVAVEIGVIMLVYLNQSYQEMIESLKHQNKLPDQATLLQAVLNGAGLRVRPVMMTAAAIVVGLLPIMYGTGTGSEVMSRIATPMVGGMISAVILTLLVLPVVYFLWRSKSIKTLSLDN, from the coding sequence GTGATTGGTTCTATCATAAAATGGTCAGTCGGCAATCGTCTTTTCATTATTTTAGCCGCCATGTTGATGGTTGGCATTGGCTTGTATTCATTAAAAAACACTCCCGTTGACGCCTTGCCCGATCTGTCTGATGTCCAAGTAATTATAAAAACCAGTTATCCGGGACAAGCGCCGCAGGTGGTGCAAGATCAGGTGACTTATCCGCTAACGACCGCGATGTTGTCTGTGCCAGGTGCGGAAGTGGTGCGGGGATATTCGTTTTTTGGCGACTCTTATGTCTATGTTATTTTTAATGAAAATACCGATTTATATTGGGCGCGCAGTCGAGTGCTGGAATACTTAAGCCAGGTCGCCTCGACTTTACCTGCCACTGCCAGGCCACAACTGGGCCCCGATGCAACAGGGGTCGGCTGGGTTTATCTTTATGCCTTGGTTGACCGAACCGGCAAACATGATTTAAGCCAGCTGCGCAGTTTGCAAGATTGGTTTTTAAAATTTGAGCTGCAAACGGTGCCCGGCGTTTCAGAAGTATCTACTTTAGGAGGCATGGTTAAGCAATATCAGGTGCGGGTCGATCCAGATAAATTACGTGCTTTTGGCATTCCATTAGCTCATATCCAAACCGCGATTAAACGCGGTAATCAAGAAATTGGTGCCTCAGTTGTTGAAATGGCCGAAGCTGAATACATGATCCGTACCACAGGTTATTTACGGGGCGAAGATGACATTGGCAACATACCGCTCGGCGTTAATAAAAGTGGCACGCCGCTGTTATTAAAAGACGTTGCAGATATTGGCATTGGTCCGCAAATGCGTCGCGGCCTAGCTGAGCTCAACGGTGAAGGTGAAGTTGTCGGTGGCATTGTGGTGATGCGATTTGGTGAAAATGCACAAAAGACGATTGATGGTGTAAAAGCGAAACTAGAGCAATTAAAGCAAGGCCTGCCCGAAGGCGTTGAGGTGGTGACGGTTTATGATCGCAGCGCCTTAATTGAGAGCGCGATTGATAATTTGTGGATGAAACTGCTCGAAGAATTTATTGTTGTGGCACTGGTCTGTGTGGTGTTTTTATTCCACTTTCGTTCGTCCTTGGTGGCGATAGTCAGCTTGCCAGTTGGTATATTAACCGCCTTTACCATCATGCACTTTCAAGGGCTTAATGCCAATATTATGTCATTGGGCGGTATTGCTATTGCGATTGGTGCAATGATTGATGGCGCGATTGTGATGATCGAAAACATGCATAAACACATGGAACGAACGCCGCTAACTGATGAAAATCGTTGGAAAATCGTGATTAAGTCAGCCAGCGAAGTTGGTCCTGCATTGTTCTTTAGCCTGCTTATCATCACGGTTAGTTTTGTGCCGGTATTTACCCTTGAAGCGCAAGAAGGGCGCATGTTTGCGCCACTCGCCTACACCAAAACTTATGCAATGGCAGCTGCTGCTGTTTTGGCGATAACCTTAGTGCCCGTGTTAATGGGTTATTTTATTCGTGGCAAGGTGTTGGCCGAACATAAAAACCCGGTTAATCGGCTTTTAACCGCGGGTTATATGCCACTGTTAAAAACGGTTTTACATTATCCCAAAACAACTCTCGGCGCTGCGTTAGTGGTGTTAGCGATTGGACTCTGGCCGCTTGACAAGATTGGCAGTGAGTTTATTCCGCCGCTTGATGAGGGCGACTTAATGTATATGCCAACGACTTATCCGGGTATTTCTATTGGTAAAGCACGTGAACTGTTACAGCAAACGGACAAGCTTATCCGTACTGTGCCCGAGGTTAAAACGGTATTTGGTAAAATGGGTCGCGCCGAAAGTGCCACCGATCCGGCGCCATTAACCATGATTGAAACCTTCATTCAATTTAAACCACAAGACCAGTGGCGCGAAGGAGTAACCAAAGAGAGCCTTAAAAAAGAACTCGACCAACTCATTAATTTACCGGGCGTGACCAATGCGTGGGTTATGCCGATCAAAACACGGATCGATATGTTGGCGACAGGCATAAAAACCCCAGTCGGGATCAAAATAGCGGGACCCAACCTTAAACAAATTCAAGCTATTGGACTGCAGCTTGAAACTATTTTGGGCCAAGTGACCGGCACCGCTTCTGTTTATGCCGAGCGAGTTGCTGGTGGACGTTATATTAAAGTCGATATTGCGCGTGAAAAAGCGGCCCGTTTTGGTTTAAACATTGCTGACATTCAACTGGTTGTCTCAACCGCAATTGGTGGCATGAATGTCACTAACACTATTGAAGGGCTTGAGCGCTATCCGGTTAATATTCGTTACCCGCAAGACTACCGTAATTCGCCAGAACAGCTGGCCTTATTACCCATAGTAACGCAACAGGGCCAGCGTATTGCGTTGGGCGATGTCGCTAACATTATTGTTGAAGACGGCCCGCCGGGCATTAAAAGTGAAAACGCGCGACTTAATGGTTGGGTATTTATTGATATTGAAAATATTGATATCGGCAGTTATGTCGAAAATGCCCAGGACGCCGTACAAGACCAACTAGTACTGCCGGCAGGTTATTCGATTACTTGGTCTGGTCAGTATGAATACATGCTGCGGGCGAAAGAGAAGCTGGCTTATGTTATTCCATTGACGTTGGCGATCATTGTATTTTTGTTGTTTCTCAATTTTCGCAATATTACCGAAGTGGCGATCATTATGGGTACTTTACCCTTTGCAATGGTCGGCAGTATTTGGCTGATGTATAGCCAAGGTTATAACTTTTCGGTCGCGGTTAGTGTTGGTTTTATTGCGCTTGCTGGAGTCGCGGTTGAAATTGGGGTGATTATGTTGGTTTATCTCAATCAATCATACCAAGAGATGATCGAGAGCCTGAAACATCAAAATAAACTGCCCGATCAAGCGACGTTGTTGCAAGCAGTACTTAACGGCGCTGGTTTGCGAGTTCGCCCGGTCATGATGACAGCTGCGGCGATTGTGGTTGGTTTATTGCCAATAATGTATGGCACTGGCACGGGTTCTGAAGTCATGAGCCGCATTGCGACACCTATGGTTGGCGGCATGATAAGTGCGGTGATCTTGACCTTATTAGTTTTACCCGTGGTGTATTTTTTATGGCGTTCAAAATCGATTAAAACCCTGAGTTTAGACAATTAA
- a CDS encoding efflux RND transporter periplasmic adaptor subunit: MNKALSTITLLIVGAAMGAVGFSQFGVASTASSAVSTATLPLYWVAPMDPNYRRDKPGQSPMGMDLIAVYDQPAGAKDSPGTINISPDVVNSLGVRTAAVEYRLFNEQINTVGYIGYDEDRLIHIHPRVEGWLDKLYIKNKGAQVVKGQPLYDIYSPALVNAQEELVIALERNNKRLIRAAKARLAALLVPKSTINQLIKTRKVRQNITIFAPQSGVVDNLSVREGFFVKPGTKIMSIGALDEVWVNAEVFERQASFVAVGNAVVMSLDYLPGQRWQGKVDYIYPTLDADTRTVQVRLRFANSDYALKPNMFAQIMIASDSDQALLVPKEAVIRTGESNRVVLALGEGKFKSINVDIGRTNRHSIEIIDGLVAGDDIVVSAQFLLDSESSISSDFVRMNHNNQAVDMPGMDHSQMGKMKDMLGMDHSQMGTMKDMSGMDHSQMSNMAEMPGIDLSDDQISTPIKQGAL; encoded by the coding sequence ATGAATAAAGCATTATCAACTATCACCTTATTGATCGTTGGCGCCGCAATGGGTGCTGTAGGCTTCTCACAATTTGGCGTTGCAAGTACCGCCAGTAGTGCCGTTAGTACAGCAACGTTACCCTTATATTGGGTTGCGCCGATGGATCCAAATTACCGTCGTGATAAACCAGGCCAGTCACCGATGGGCATGGATTTAATCGCGGTTTATGACCAACCTGCGGGCGCTAAAGACAGCCCAGGCACCATAAATATTTCACCTGATGTCGTGAATAGTCTCGGGGTGCGCACAGCCGCGGTTGAGTACCGCCTGTTTAACGAGCAAATTAATACTGTCGGTTACATTGGTTATGACGAAGACCGTTTAATTCATATTCACCCGCGAGTGGAGGGTTGGTTAGACAAACTTTATATCAAAAACAAAGGGGCACAGGTCGTTAAAGGGCAGCCGTTATACGACATTTATTCGCCAGCACTGGTTAATGCCCAAGAAGAACTAGTGATAGCGTTAGAGCGTAACAACAAGCGGTTAATTCGTGCGGCTAAAGCAAGATTAGCCGCGTTATTGGTGCCGAAATCAACCATTAACCAACTGATTAAAACCCGTAAAGTGAGACAAAATATTACCATCTTTGCCCCGCAATCAGGCGTGGTTGACAACCTATCGGTTCGTGAAGGTTTTTTTGTTAAACCGGGCACTAAAATTATGTCGATTGGTGCACTCGATGAGGTGTGGGTCAATGCTGAGGTCTTTGAGCGCCAGGCATCATTTGTCGCTGTGGGCAACGCAGTGGTAATGAGTTTAGATTATTTACCGGGTCAACGTTGGCAGGGCAAGGTCGATTATATTTATCCGACGCTGGATGCCGATACGCGTACGGTTCAGGTTCGATTACGTTTTGCTAATTCTGATTATGCATTAAAGCCAAATATGTTTGCTCAGATCATGATCGCCAGTGACTCAGACCAAGCATTGTTGGTGCCCAAAGAGGCGGTTATTCGCACTGGCGAGTCAAACCGGGTGGTATTAGCTTTGGGAGAGGGTAAGTTTAAATCGATTAACGTCGATATTGGCCGTACTAATCGCCACAGCATTGAAATAATCGACGGCCTTGTCGCCGGTGACGACATTGTTGTCTCGGCACAATTCTTACTTGATTCTGAATCAAGCATTAGCTCGGATTTTGTCCGAATGAATCATAATAATCAGGCGGTTGATATGCCCGGCATGGATCATAGCCAAATGGGCAAGATGAAAGATATGCTCGGCATGGATCATAGCCAAATGGGCACGATGAAAGATATGAGTGGCATGGATCATAGCCAAATGAGCAATATGGCTGAGATGCCCGGTATTGACTTGAGTGATGATCAGATCTCGACGCCAATAAAGCAAGGAGCTCTTTAG